The following are from one region of the Capsicum annuum cultivar UCD-10X-F1 chromosome 1, UCD10Xv1.1, whole genome shotgun sequence genome:
- the LOC107839473 gene encoding protein KRI1 homolog has translation MFLTHKYQNPKTADSRRKSSLKSTCFKVKMVLKLFDDVDDDDKLDKIEINEEFARRYEHNKKREDLQKLEELKKKGAIDDSDTSSSEEEDEEEDLNNSTNLKFFDGLLKIKKGDPVLNNQDAKLFDSDESKSEEGLEEEERKMKKKKKKKKPMYLKDVVSKHLIEEGPEFGDEEEEEEEKKKVKTYSEEQDDLREEFLNAVKEDEDDEDLFKVKETDEERRGDGDTEFTNKLDEFFGEDDKLDEETVFLKDYFRKEMWRDDKKRKSDDVVMEEVEFSEDEEEIERQEDYEREFNFRYEENAGDRVWGHSRKVEGSVRKKTNARKVQRERKEDRMAQAEEERKQELKRLKNLKKKEMKEKLEKIKETAGIGDDGVCLLDVDDLEEEFDPDEYDRKMKTAFGDAYYEADDMDAEFGNDEDELEKPDFDKEDELLGLPKGWGNVDEPRDGFLSTREKLLKAIENEGDHEQTADDNKGSGDDNEVAEEGKRKKKRKRSNTVMKAVREELMEEYYKLDYEDTIGDLKTRFKYRPVKAKRFGLAPEEVLMMEDKELNQYVPLKKIAPYREKEWKVPRIKLHQLKTGLKGVSDVPKSEKKQKFDNKEKVEGETDDRKRKQEESNGDTTKKSGRSRKRKKQAEHNLSTSRLKAYSANPSGSNSKKK, from the coding sequence ATGTTTCTGACCCATAAATACCAAAACCCTAAAACAGCCGACTCCCGCCGAAAATCATCTCTGAAATCAACTTGCTTTAAAGTAAAAATGGTACTGAAGCTATTCGATGATGTTGACGACGATGATAAACTCGACAAAATCGAAATCAACGAAGAATTCGCCCGCCGCTACGAGCACAACAAGAAGAGAGAAGACTTACAAAAGCTAGAGGAGCTGAAGAAGAAAGGCGCCATTGATGACTCCGACACATCATCatcagaagaagaagatgaagaagaggatTTGAACAATTCAACTAATTTAAAGTTCTTTGATGGTTTGCTTAAGATTAAAAAAGGCGATCCTGTTTTGAATAATCAAGATGCTAAGTTATTCGATTCGGATGAGTCCAAGTCGGAGGAGGGATTGGAGGAAGaggagagaaaaatgaaaaagaaaaagaaaaagaaaaagccaATGTACTTGAAGGATGTAGTATCTAAGCATTTGATAGAGGAAGGTCCCGAATTTGGAGacgaagaggaagaggaggaagagaagaagaaagtgaAGACGTATTCCGAAGAGCAAGATGATTTGAGAGAGGAGTTTTTAAATGCCGTTAAGGAGGATGAGGACGATGAGGACTTGTTTAAGGTGAAAGAGACTGATGAGGAACGAAGAGGGGATGGAGATACGGAGTTTACGAACAAGTTGGATGAGTTTTTCGGGGAGGATGATAAGTTGGATGAGGAGACAGTGTTTTTGAAGGATTATTTTAGGAAGGAGATGTGGAGGGATGATAAGAAAAGGAAGAGTGATGATGTGGTGATGGAGGAGGTGGAGTTTTCGGAGGATGAGGAAGAGATTGAGAGACAAGAGGATTACGAGAGAGAGTTTAATTTTAGATATGAGGAAAATGCAGGTGATAGAGTGTGGGGACATTCGAGGAAGGTGGAGGGATCGGTGAGGAAGAAGACGAATGCTAGGAAAGTGCAGAGGGAGAGAAAGGAAGATAGAATGGCGCAGGCCGAAGAGGAGAGGAAGCAGGAGTTGAAACGGTTGAAGAActtgaagaagaaggagatgaaggaGAAGCTTGAGAAGATTAAGGAGACTGCTGGGATAGGAGATGATGGGGTTTGCTTGTTGGATGTGGATGATTTGGAGGAGGAATTTGATCCAGACGAGTACGATAGAAAGATGAAAACGGCTTTTGGTGATGCCTACTATGAGGCAGATGATATGGATGCTGAGTTTGGAAATGATGAGGATGAACTTGAAAAGCCAGATTTTGACAAGGAAGATGAGTTACTTGGACTACCCAAGGGATGGGGTAATGTGGACGAGCCTCGCGATGGGTTTTTATCAACCAGGGAAAAACTTCTGAAAGCTATAGAGAATGAAGGTGATCATGAGCAAACAGCAGACGACAACAAAGGAAGTGGAGATGACAATGAGGTTGCTGAAGAAGGTAAGCGAAAGAAGAAACGGAAGCGGTCTAATACAGTCATGAAGGCAGTTAGAGAAGAACTAATGGAGGAGTATTATAAATTGGACTATGAGGATACAATTGGGGATTTAAAGACAAGATTTAAGTATAGGCCTGTCAAAGCTAAGAGATTCGGGCTTGCTCCAGAGGAGGTGCTAATGATGGAGGATAAGGAGTTAAATCAGTATGTTCCTTTGAAGAAGATAGCGCCATATAGAGAAAAGGAATGGAAGGTGCCCCGCATTAAATTGCACCAACTGAAAACAGGACTTAAAGGAGTATCAGATGTGCCTAAATCTGAGAAGAAGCAAAAGTTTGATAATAAGGAAAAAGTTGAAGGTGAGACAGATGATAGGAAAAGGAAACAGGAGGAATCTAATGGAGATACAACCAAAAAATCCGGACGAAGTAGGAAACGAAAGAAACAAGCCGAGCATAATCTATCTACATCAAGGCTTAAGGCATATTCAGCTAACCCATCAGGGTCAAACAGCAAAAAGAAGTAG
- the LOC107839490 gene encoding cytochrome b5 domain-containing protein RLF produces MHTCTTINATEEIEEFSPPIMFERTLYHYSSYYEGEKGSFQKTANRGKPTLQEHKRKISGEDLFGLSHRSGELAMANDDDFTFCQVGEPDKQDYVDAQKIAQNISGIRIEDEPSNDAGTSQSNGAPWEGKLGNNATSKKEGTVGSLSFSVIDTSPGNQASGTSAQVASKDGVFSVQTSQKQIKPARKPVVRAKVPFEKGYSQMDWLKLTRTHPDLAGLKGQSNKRLISMVEVKEHQNADAMWTVLKGRVYNITPYMKFHPGGVDMLMKAVGKDCTALFNKYHAWVNAEFMLEKCLVGMLDDSK; encoded by the exons ATGCACACATGTACCACAATAAATGCAacagaagaaattgaagaatttaGTCCGCCCATCATGTTTGAACGAACATTGTATCATTATAGCAGTTATTACGAAGGGGAAAAGGGTTCGTTCCAAAAAACAGCAAACAGAGGAAAACCAACccttcaagaacacaagagaAAG ATTTCTGGAGAGGACCTTTTTGGTTTGTCTCATCGCTCAGGTGAGCTAGCAATGGCTAATGATGATGATTTCACTTTTTGTCAG GTTGGTGAACCAGATAAGCAAGATTATGTGGATGCACAAAAGATAGCTCAAAATATTAGTGGAATTAGAATAGAGGATGAGCCCTCAAATGATGCTGGTACTAGCCAAAGTAATGGTGCACCATGGGAAGGTAAACTGGGCAACAATGCTACCTCAAAAAAGGAGGGAACAGTTGGTTCTTTGTCTTTCAGTGTTATAGACACATCTCCAGGCAACCAAGCGAGTGGAACTTCTGCTCAAGTGGCATCAAAAGATGGTGTATTTTCAGTCCAGACTTCTCAGAAGCAAATAAAGCCTGCTAGGAAGCCTGTAGTTCGAGCCAAGGTTCCCTTCGAGAAGGGTTATAGTCAGATGGACTGGCTTAAGCTTACAAGAACACATCCTGACCTTGCAG GATTGAAAGGACAGTCCAATAAGAGACTTATATCAATGGTTGAAGTTAAGGAACACCAAAATGCAGATGCAATGTGGACTGTTCTTAAAGGACGTGTCTACAATATAACACCATACATGAAGTTTCACCCAGGAG GTGTTGACATGTTGATGAAGGCCGTAGGAAAAGATTGCACGGCATTGTTTA ATAAATACCATGCTTGGGTTAATGCTGAGTTTATGTTGGAGAAATGTCTTGTGGGCATGTTGGATGACAGCAAATGA
- the LOC107858600 gene encoding uncharacterized protein LOC107858600, with protein sequence MVVKVSVLLLFSLLFTASALRPAPTLEGLLPNGNFEEPPKPKDIKKKTVLQGKYSLPKWEISGLVEYISGGPQPGGMYFPVAHGVHAVRLGNEASVSQTIPVKKGSLYALTFGASRTCAQDEVLRVSVPPQTGDLPLQTLYSTNGGDTYAWGFYATSNLVKVTFHNPGVQEDPACGPLLDAVAIKELFPPRPTRVNLVKNPGFEEGPHLLINSSHGVLLPPKQEDLTSPLPGWIIESLKAVKFLDSAHFNVPFGRAAVELLAGRESALAQIIRTVPKKVYAFTFTIGDAKNGCHGDMMVEAFAAQETFKVPFKSQGKGSFKTVSFKFTAIADRTRITFYSSFYHTKINDYGALCGPVVDEVKVTPVA encoded by the exons ATGGTGGTGAAAGTTTCAGTTTTGCTTCTTTTCTCATTGCTCTTCACTGCTTCTGCTCTTCGCCCAGCTCCTACTCTTGAAG GATTACTTCCAAATGGTAATTTTGAAGAGCCACCAAAGCCAAAAGACATCAAGAAAAAAACAGTGCTCCAAGGCAAATATTCTTTGCCCAAATGGGAGATCAGTGGCTTAGTGGAGTACATATCTGGCGGGCCACAGCCCGGTGGGATGTACTTCCCGGTCGCCCACGGCGTCCACGCGGTGAGGCTTGGGAATGAGGCTTCAGTTTCTCAGACAATTCCAGTCAAGAAAGGGTCTTTGTATGCACTCACATTTGGGGCATCAAGAACCTGTGCACAAGATGAGGTCTTGAGGGTGTCAGTGCCTCCTCAAACAGGAGATCTTCCTTTGCAGACCCTTTATAGCACCAATGGCGGTGATACTTATGCTTGGGGTTTCTATGCCACCTCTAATTTAGTTAAAGTTACCTTTCATAATCCTGGAGTTCAAGAGGATCCAGCTTGTGGTCCGCTCTTGGATGCTGTTGCTATCAAAGAACTTTTCCCTCCTCGCCCGACAAGAG TGAACTTGGTTAAAAATCCTGGTTTTGAAGAAGGACCTCATCTCTTGATAAACTCTTCACATGGAGTTCTCCTCCCTCCCAAACAGGAAGATTTGACATCCCCACTTCCAGGATGGATTATTGAGTCACTCAAAGCAGTGAAATTCTTGGATTCAGCTCATTTCAATGTCCCATTTGGCCGAGCTGCTGTTGAACTTCTTGCAGGGAGAGAAAGCGCCCTTGCCCAAATCATTAGGACGGTCCCTAAGAAGGTCTATGCCTTCACATTCACTATTGGTGATGCTAAGAACGGTTGCCATGGCGATATGATGGTGGAAGCATTTGCTGCTCAAGAAACATTCAAAGTTCCCTTCAAATCACAAGGAAAAGGCAGCTTCAAAACTGTTAGTTTCAAGTTCACAGCCATTGCAGACAGGACCAGAATCACTTTCTACAGCTCTTTTTACCACACAAAGATCAATGACTACGGCGCTCTTTGTGGTCCTGTTGTGGATGAAGTTAAGGTGACCCCTGTTGCTTAG